From the genome of Pyrobaculum sp. 3827-6, one region includes:
- a CDS encoding DUF2208 domain-containing protein, whose product MRRAVLSVASILVFSAILTFFPGEYFTAILLYFVLFFGVSILMGVRSYRRGMATVQEVSKGRPIIEIDEKEVNKLLEKDKELVNEYKKMVRGSFLPMLTLPLFILLATFLFPTLPPATESALGPSIGKLPARFLGYVAVFGIFTLISMATFKPPTAPRIVRSLKVYDSGLVIDKSLGFKAPIEVADYKVSEERRFIEFKLNNQIFRIYYKDIKELDSVLSKLVKPLKQ is encoded by the coding sequence ATGAGGCGAGCCGTGCTGAGCGTGGCGTCGATACTAGTTTTCTCAGCGATTCTCACCTTCTTCCCTGGCGAGTACTTCACAGCTATATTACTGTACTTCGTCCTATTCTTCGGAGTCTCTATACTAATGGGGGTGAGGTCGTACAGGAGAGGCATGGCAACGGTGCAGGAGGTGTCTAAAGGCCGCCCCATAATTGAAATAGATGAGAAAGAAGTTAATAAACTCTTAGAAAAAGATAAAGAGCTTGTAAATGAGTATAAAAAAATGGTCAGGGGGTCATTTCTGCCGATGTTAACACTACCTCTATTTATACTACTAGCCACGTTCCTATTTCCAACACTGCCGCCCGCAACCGAGTCGGCGCTTGGCCCCAGCATAGGAAAGCTCCCCGCAAGATTTCTCGGCTACGTGGCTGTATTTGGCATATTCACCTTGATCTCCATGGCGACTTTCAAGCCGCCTACCGCCCCGAGGATAGTGAGGAGTCTAAAGGTGTACGACTCCGGCCTCGTCATAGACAAGAGTCTGGGCTTCAAGGCGCCTATAGAAGTGGCAGACTACAAAGTCAGCGAAGAGAGGAGATTTATCGAATTTAAGCTAAATAACCAGATATTTAGAATCTACTACAAAGATATAAAAGAGCTTGATAGTGTTTTATCTAAACTAGTTAAGCCTCTAAAACAGTGA
- a CDS encoding DUF4443 domain-containing protein produces the protein MKNREVAYLQLLALLSTSNTPRGRKNLAEELKIGEGIVRTLLEGGREFGHVLIMKGGVKITEAGQTFLKDALDICGIGGIFAVEEAKDLLCGRRCVAHVVRGALGDVIKIRDSLVRLGACGALIIEKKGGKTYLPPIGEPLEKYHANLAKKLEHHIAQDTSVVITCGDTFADALTPIELMCHDALRL, from the coding sequence GTGAAGAACCGCGAGGTGGCGTATCTACAGCTACTCGCGTTACTCAGCACGTCGAACACCCCACGAGGCCGGAAGAATCTGGCGGAGGAGCTCAAAATCGGCGAGGGAATCGTCAGAACACTACTCGAAGGCGGCCGGGAGTTCGGCCACGTCTTGATAATGAAGGGGGGAGTCAAGATAACCGAGGCAGGTCAGACATTTCTAAAAGACGCACTCGACATCTGCGGAATAGGCGGCATATTCGCCGTAGAGGAAGCCAAAGACCTACTCTGCGGCCGGAGGTGCGTGGCACACGTAGTAAGAGGCGCCTTGGGAGACGTCATCAAGATACGCGACTCGCTGGTGAGGCTAGGCGCATGCGGCGCCTTGATAATTGAGAAAAAAGGCGGCAAGACATACCTCCCTCCCATCGGAGAGCCACTAGAAAAATACCACGCCAACCTCGCAAAAAAACTAGAACACCACATAGCACAAGACACCTCGGTGGTCATCACCTGCGGCGACACCTTCGCAGACGCCCTCACGCCAATAGAGTTGATGTGCCACGACGCGCTAAGACTTTAA
- the prpB gene encoding methylisocitrate lyase has translation MLFRKSRADGAALLREELRRPGIVLVPGVFNALTALMAQQLGFRAVYVSGAAVTASMALPDLGLITLDEMVKTVKYIVDAVDIPVIVDADTGYGEALNVMRAVREFEAVGAAGIQLEDQVLPKKCGHLSGKAVVPPDEMAKKIRAAVEARRSPDFVIVARTDAVGVTGFEDAVERAQLYLEAGADVIFPEALRTEEEFREFARRVKAPLLANMTEFGVSPLIPARRLEDFGYKFVIFPVTALRVAMHAIREVFRTIMNEGTQARWLDKMFTRKELYDLIKYYDYEKLDTEISRHIDNIYKSGRGGRHG, from the coding sequence ATGTTGTTTAGAAAGTCTAGGGCGGACGGCGCCGCGCTGTTGAGAGAGGAGTTGCGGAGGCCCGGCATCGTGCTGGTCCCCGGCGTCTTCAACGCGTTGACTGCTTTAATGGCCCAGCAGCTGGGCTTCAGGGCTGTGTACGTATCGGGGGCGGCCGTCACGGCCTCCATGGCCTTGCCCGACCTCGGCTTGATAACTCTCGACGAGATGGTAAAGACCGTGAAGTACATTGTAGACGCCGTAGATATCCCCGTGATTGTAGACGCCGACACGGGCTACGGCGAGGCGCTCAACGTCATGCGCGCCGTTAGGGAGTTCGAGGCGGTGGGCGCCGCCGGGATTCAGCTAGAGGACCAGGTCTTGCCGAAGAAGTGCGGCCACCTCAGCGGCAAGGCCGTCGTGCCGCCTGACGAAATGGCTAAGAAAATCCGCGCCGCCGTGGAGGCCCGGAGAAGTCCAGACTTCGTCATAGTTGCGCGGACAGACGCCGTTGGGGTGACGGGGTTTGAGGACGCGGTGGAGCGGGCCCAGCTCTACCTAGAGGCGGGGGCCGACGTCATATTTCCAGAGGCCCTCCGGACTGAGGAGGAGTTTAGAGAATTCGCCAGGAGGGTCAAGGCCCCGTTGCTTGCCAACATGACGGAGTTCGGCGTCTCCCCCCTCATACCGGCCAGGCGGCTGGAGGATTTCGGCTACAAATTTGTGATTTTCCCAGTCACCGCGCTGAGGGTGGCTATGCACGCCATTAGAGAGGTCTTCAGAACTATAATGAACGAGGGGACGCAGGCGCGGTGGCTGGACAAGATGTTCACACGGAAGGAGCTCTACGACTTGATTAAGTACTACGACTACGAGAAGTTGGACACAGAAATTTCTAGACATATAGACAATATTTATAAGAGCGGGCGGGGCGGGCGCCATGGATAG
- a CDS encoding 30S ribosomal protein S17, which produces MAAVKLQARPKPGDTFTLPNGKKVEVRDIGVPYVLPPAAVCDDPLCPWHGHLKIRLKLLEVTVEKVRMHKAAVVTHEWVHYIRKYNRYERRRRRMRVRVPECIEVKPGDKVIIAETRPLSKTISWVVIGKKEDVTEWTAKHEALGT; this is translated from the coding sequence ATGGCCGCCGTCAAGCTCCAGGCAAGGCCAAAGCCAGGCGACACCTTTACGCTACCTAATGGGAAGAAGGTAGAGGTGAGGGACATAGGCGTGCCCTACGTCCTGCCGCCGGCCGCCGTCTGCGACGACCCGCTCTGCCCGTGGCACGGCCATCTAAAGATTAGGCTGAAGCTCCTCGAGGTGACCGTCGAGAAGGTGAGGATGCACAAAGCCGCCGTGGTGACCCACGAGTGGGTACACTACATCAGGAAGTACAATAGGTATGAGCGCAGGAGGAGGAGGATGAGGGTGAGAGTCCCCGAGTGTATTGAGGTGAAGCCGGGGGACAAGGTGATCATAGCAGAGACGAGGCCGCTCTCCAAGACAATATCCTGGGTAGTCATAGGCAAAAAGGAGGACGTAACTGAGTGGACTGCCAAACACGAAGCCCTGGGGACCTAA
- a CDS encoding ERCC4 domain-containing protein, with the protein MNPVVLVDTREWALEVVRAIKEAGCGVLKTRLEVGDYVAGDFVFERKSVDDFVNSVVEGRLFEQAERLRSSGMRPVVVVEGDLWGELRFRRVSPNAVLGALLALASMGVGLIYTEDRAQTGALVCLAARRETSRRGVKAPVARKRGIDVRSLQIALLASLPGIGPRRAEELLRRYGTPLNALLNYRSWNVDDRSHMAIKRVLETPYGDSSTLDDFLG; encoded by the coding sequence GTGAACCCGGTGGTGCTGGTCGACACGAGAGAGTGGGCTCTGGAGGTGGTTAGGGCCATAAAGGAGGCTGGGTGCGGCGTCTTGAAGACGAGGCTTGAGGTGGGTGACTACGTCGCTGGGGATTTTGTCTTTGAGAGGAAGAGTGTAGACGACTTCGTAAACTCGGTGGTGGAGGGGAGGTTGTTTGAACAGGCGGAGAGACTTAGATCGTCCGGCATGAGACCCGTCGTGGTGGTGGAGGGGGATCTCTGGGGCGAGCTGAGGTTTAGGAGGGTGTCGCCCAACGCGGTTTTGGGGGCTCTGCTGGCCCTGGCGTCTATGGGCGTCGGGCTGATCTACACCGAGGATAGGGCCCAGACGGGGGCCTTGGTGTGTCTCGCCGCTAGGCGCGAGACGTCTAGGAGGGGGGTCAAGGCCCCGGTGGCTAGGAAGCGCGGGATCGACGTCAGATCTCTGCAGATTGCCCTTCTGGCCTCCCTCCCCGGCATAGGGCCTAGGCGTGCCGAGGAGTTGCTGAGGCGGTACGGCACGCCGCTCAACGCCCTGCTGAACTACAGATCTTGGAATGTCGACGACAGGAGCCACATGGCCATAAAAAGGGTGCTGGAGACCCCATACGGCGACAGCTCGACTCTCGACGACTTCCTCGGCTAG
- a CDS encoding ATP:cob(I)alamin adenosyltransferase — protein MLSKPCLLLFACPGDGGETLVYWRGEARRARKDDPLIKLFGALDSAVTYSHKAANLLPRPQARIMRLVAFAVMELGFYLATGKAEYLDTATALYKRALKLAYAAAPEEPLRSWIACASPECSAVDEARVWIRWAERRLVTLGESAGAKLLNQLSNLAFEVMRTLPHIKYRHRSVS, from the coding sequence GTGCTGTCTAAACCATGTCTACTGCTCTTTGCATGTCCGGGTGATGGTGGAGAGACTTTGGTGTACTGGAGGGGGGAGGCTAGGAGGGCGAGGAAGGACGACCCGTTGATTAAGCTCTTCGGCGCGCTGGACTCGGCGGTTACGTACAGCCACAAGGCGGCTAACCTCCTGCCCCGCCCCCAGGCCCGGATCATGCGCCTCGTGGCCTTCGCAGTGATGGAGCTCGGCTTCTACCTAGCCACCGGGAAGGCGGAGTACCTAGACACGGCAACGGCGCTGTACAAGAGGGCTCTGAAGCTGGCCTACGCCGCGGCGCCTGAGGAGCCGCTTAGAAGCTGGATAGCCTGCGCCTCCCCCGAGTGCTCGGCGGTGGACGAAGCCCGGGTGTGGATTAGGTGGGCCGAGAGGAGGCTGGTCACGCTGGGAGAGTCCGCCGGGGCCAAGCTGTTAAACCAGCTCTCCAACCTAGCCTTCGAGGTGATGAGAACCCTCCCCCATATCAAGTACAGGCACAGAAGCGTGAGCTAG
- a CDS encoding 30S ribosomal protein S19 — MSSKEQEAQKGKQGWITPAVIPPEEWATFRYRGKTLEELLNMPMDEFIKLLPARQRRSLKRGLKPEHRKLLEKVRKAKRLAAQGKKVVIKTHARDMIIFPEMVGLTIHVYNGITYIPVYISPWHIGHYLGEFAITTKIVQHGEPGLKATRSSLHIAAK; from the coding sequence GTGTCTTCAAAAGAGCAGGAGGCTCAGAAAGGCAAGCAGGGCTGGATCACCCCGGCGGTGATACCGCCGGAGGAGTGGGCCACTTTTAGATACCGAGGTAAGACGCTGGAAGAGTTGCTAAACATGCCAATGGACGAGTTTATCAAACTTCTGCCAGCCCGCCAGAGGAGGAGCCTAAAGAGGGGGCTGAAGCCAGAGCACAGAAAGCTACTGGAGAAGGTCAGGAAGGCCAAGAGGCTGGCCGCGCAGGGGAAGAAGGTCGTAATAAAAACCCACGCCCGCGACATGATAATATTCCCAGAGATGGTTGGCTTGACCATCCACGTGTACAACGGCATCACCTACATACCTGTGTACATATCGCCGTGGCACATAGGGCACTACCTAGGCGAATTCGCAATAACGACAAAAATTGTGCAACACGGCGAGCCTGGGCTGAAGGCCACGAGATCCTCGCTACACATAGCGGCGAAGTAG
- a CDS encoding RuvB-like helicase has translation MSSVKIEEVRTQFERFAAHSHIKGLGVREGKVEFVGDGFVGQTEAREAAYIVVKMIKEGKFAGKGVLIVGPPGTGKTALALGIARELGSETPFVALSGGEIYSLEVKKSEFLMRALRRAIGIKVREWRKVYEGEVRSLEFRYGRHPYNPYIQRVLGATIKLRTRDEEKTLRIPAEIAQQLIELGVEEGDVIMIDEETGAVSVVGRGEGGEQYDIAVRKRAELPKGPVYKEKEIVRFFTLHDVDMSLARQRGLISAMIFGFAEEVKEIPDEVRRQSDEIVKKTVEEGKAELVPGVLFIDDAHLLDIESFSFLMRAMETEFAPIIIMATNRGIAKIRGTDVESPHGIPQDMLDRLVIIRTRPYTADEVREIITIKAREQNVPLGRDALELLTAIGAEHSLRYALQLLTPAYIIAKERGRSTVTREEVEYVKRHFVSVKESVEYVKSLEEKFLR, from the coding sequence ATGTCGTCGGTTAAGATTGAGGAAGTTAGGACACAGTTCGAGCGCTTCGCCGCTCACAGCCACATTAAGGGCCTCGGCGTCAGGGAGGGGAAGGTGGAGTTCGTCGGCGACGGGTTTGTGGGGCAGACGGAGGCGCGGGAGGCGGCTTACATAGTGGTGAAGATGATTAAGGAGGGTAAATTCGCTGGGAAAGGCGTGTTGATCGTGGGGCCGCCGGGCACTGGCAAGACGGCGCTGGCCCTGGGTATTGCGAGGGAGCTGGGTTCCGAGACTCCGTTTGTGGCGCTTTCTGGCGGGGAGATATATTCCCTGGAGGTTAAGAAGTCGGAGTTTTTGATGAGGGCGCTTAGGAGGGCGATTGGGATAAAGGTGAGGGAGTGGAGAAAGGTATACGAGGGAGAGGTGAGGTCGCTGGAGTTTAGATACGGCCGCCACCCCTACAACCCGTATATACAGAGGGTGCTCGGCGCCACTATTAAGCTGAGGACTAGGGACGAGGAGAAGACGTTGAGGATACCGGCTGAGATTGCGCAGCAGCTGATTGAGCTGGGGGTGGAGGAGGGCGACGTAATTATGATTGACGAGGAGACCGGAGCCGTGTCTGTGGTGGGGAGGGGGGAGGGCGGGGAGCAGTACGACATAGCTGTGAGGAAGAGGGCGGAGCTTCCCAAGGGCCCCGTCTACAAGGAGAAGGAGATTGTGAGGTTCTTCACGCTTCACGACGTCGACATGTCTCTGGCGAGGCAGAGAGGTCTAATCTCCGCCATGATTTTCGGATTTGCCGAAGAGGTTAAGGAAATCCCCGACGAGGTTAGGAGGCAGAGTGATGAAATTGTGAAGAAGACTGTGGAGGAGGGCAAGGCGGAGCTTGTGCCGGGGGTTTTGTTTATAGACGACGCCCATCTCCTGGACATCGAGAGCTTCTCGTTCCTCATGAGGGCTATGGAGACTGAGTTCGCCCCGATTATCATCATGGCCACTAATAGGGGGATAGCTAAGATTAGGGGGACCGACGTGGAGTCGCCCCACGGGATACCGCAGGACATGTTGGATAGGCTGGTTATCATCCGCACGAGGCCCTACACGGCCGACGAGGTGAGGGAAATCATAACGATTAAGGCTCGTGAGCAGAACGTGCCGCTTGGGAGAGACGCCCTCGAGCTCTTGACCGCAATAGGCGCGGAGCACTCTTTGAGATATGCGCTTCAGTTGCTCACGCCGGCTTATATAATAGCCAAGGAGCGGGGCAGGTCCACGGTGACGAGAGAGGAGGTGGAGTACGTCAAGAGGCACTTCGTATCTGTGAAGGAGTCTGTGGAGTACGTCAAGTCGCTGGAGGAGAAGTTTTTGAGATAG
- a CDS encoding MmgE/PrpD family protein, with protein MDRVTKILAEYTSAVDYSKVPLETRHEVKRRIIDSMAVAFAAYNAEPVAIARRVASKFATSRGARLLGTRYETTPDWATFVNGLMIRYHDYNDTYLSKEPLHPSDLIGAALAVGDYVGAEGTDLITAVAIGYEASVTFCDGGTLRKRGWDHVNFLGIGSVLAAAKLLRLDAVKTQHALAIYAVPHAAMRQTRVGELSMWKGAAAANSSRNAVFATLLAQEGYTGPFKPFEGEMAFFKQLLHGDFDLGVLKSIEEGRPPRRILDTYIKPYPVEYHAQTAVEAALKLREKVRVEEVEKIRIDTYEAAYTIIGPKDPEKWDPHTKETADHSIMWITAAAFIWGPIKIEHYRDVRNPAVLSLMKKIEVNLDPELDKLYPQAFPTVITVYTKGGGKYTERVDYAKGHPKNPMTDAELEDKFNTLTRDVLPEEARRKALEIMWRLEDYSAADLLEALVT; from the coding sequence ATGGATAGAGTCACGAAGATCCTGGCGGAGTACACCAGCGCCGTAGACTACTCCAAGGTACCTCTAGAGACTCGTCACGAGGTTAAGCGCAGGATCATCGACTCCATGGCGGTGGCCTTCGCGGCGTACAACGCAGAGCCCGTGGCTATCGCCAGGAGAGTCGCGTCGAAATTCGCCACTTCGAGGGGGGCCAGGTTGCTGGGCACGCGTTACGAAACTACGCCGGACTGGGCCACTTTTGTAAACGGCCTCATGATCCGCTACCACGACTACAACGACACCTACCTCTCCAAAGAGCCCCTCCACCCCAGCGACTTGATCGGCGCCGCCCTGGCGGTGGGCGACTACGTCGGCGCGGAGGGGACAGACCTCATCACAGCCGTAGCCATAGGCTATGAGGCGTCGGTCACCTTCTGCGACGGCGGAACCCTGCGGAAGAGGGGCTGGGACCACGTCAATTTCCTGGGGATTGGCAGCGTGCTGGCCGCCGCCAAGCTACTACGCCTCGACGCGGTTAAGACCCAGCACGCCCTCGCCATCTACGCCGTTCCCCACGCCGCGATGCGCCAGACGAGGGTGGGCGAGCTGTCTATGTGGAAGGGCGCCGCCGCGGCCAACTCAAGCCGCAACGCGGTATTCGCCACGTTGCTCGCACAAGAGGGCTACACGGGTCCCTTTAAGCCGTTCGAAGGGGAGATGGCCTTTTTCAAGCAACTGCTGCATGGCGACTTCGACTTGGGGGTGCTGAAGAGCATAGAGGAGGGGAGGCCGCCCCGTAGGATACTCGACACGTACATCAAGCCGTACCCAGTGGAGTACCACGCCCAGACCGCCGTCGAGGCCGCCCTGAAGCTCAGGGAGAAGGTCAGAGTCGAGGAGGTTGAGAAGATTAGGATAGACACCTACGAGGCGGCCTACACAATCATCGGCCCCAAAGACCCCGAGAAGTGGGACCCCCACACCAAGGAGACGGCGGACCACTCCATAATGTGGATCACCGCCGCGGCGTTCATCTGGGGCCCGATAAAAATAGAGCACTACAGAGACGTGAGGAACCCCGCCGTCCTCTCCCTCATGAAGAAGATAGAGGTCAACCTCGACCCGGAGCTCGACAAGCTCTACCCGCAGGCCTTCCCCACCGTAATTACGGTCTACACCAAGGGAGGGGGTAAATACACCGAGAGAGTGGACTACGCGAAGGGGCACCCAAAAAACCCCATGACCGACGCCGAGCTTGAGGATAAGTTCAACACACTAACCCGCGACGTACTGCCGGAGGAGGCTAGAAGGAAGGCGCTGGAGATTATGTGGAGACTGGAGGATTACAGCGCGGCGGACCTCCTTGAGGCCCTTGTAACTTAG
- a CDS encoding M50 family metallopeptidase has product MDGLLALAISWFVLVGIVYLLNRSAVRYFLAIYWKSERLVRYVEAFTRRLSFVPLRAHLVVALTLFAVPVFVAIPFVRPDGQVQILWGFLYMLVGGTLNALGALFRGAPPEEAAARSAGVTPIIPGVTLPWDQLPYMAVAVAVGVVLHELMHGYAALRYGIPVRSVGIFSLFYILSGAFVEPDEEQFKKANTEAKLAVLASGVAVNVVVALSAMLLGIAGAWAGLQGAVFGVPAYGVQPGDRVIGIHGCGLQDAVYTPDDLLTKLNVLAGLGPLMGINKTVNCKPGDKVTLVAASWLHRYEVTLDYTSFTTPPKINWLYTDGSLYLGGVRPGDVVTRIEGCGRTWETPTSGQLLSAVIETRAVCRAGDSVRVYVERNGTLHVFNVTLVEKGGKIFYGLGPGSLPMIGYDAGPIKRDQLYNTDFTKLVFWLIVVNYGLAVLNALPIYPLDGGQLLAAAVQRRLGEKRGNAVVSAVTWVLAAMLIFNIALGVLGEQYRILQSIR; this is encoded by the coding sequence GTGGACGGGCTGTTAGCACTGGCCATCAGCTGGTTCGTGCTGGTTGGCATCGTATACCTGTTGAATAGAAGCGCCGTGAGGTATTTCCTAGCCATCTACTGGAAGAGCGAGAGGCTCGTAAGGTACGTCGAGGCGTTTACAAGGAGGCTGAGTTTTGTACCTCTCAGAGCCCACCTCGTCGTGGCGCTGACTCTCTTCGCGGTGCCTGTATTCGTGGCTATCCCCTTTGTGAGGCCAGACGGGCAGGTCCAGATTTTATGGGGCTTTCTCTACATGTTGGTTGGAGGTACTTTAAACGCCCTCGGCGCGCTCTTCAGAGGGGCGCCGCCAGAGGAGGCCGCGGCGCGCTCAGCCGGGGTTACTCCAATTATCCCAGGCGTCACACTCCCATGGGATCAACTGCCCTACATGGCCGTCGCCGTCGCTGTCGGCGTCGTTCTGCACGAGCTAATGCACGGATACGCCGCCTTGAGATACGGGATCCCGGTGAGGTCCGTCGGGATCTTCTCCCTCTTCTACATCCTAAGCGGGGCTTTTGTAGAGCCCGACGAGGAGCAGTTCAAGAAGGCAAATACAGAAGCCAAGCTCGCCGTCTTGGCGAGCGGCGTCGCTGTAAACGTCGTTGTGGCGCTGTCGGCGATGTTGTTAGGGATCGCCGGCGCCTGGGCCGGCTTACAAGGCGCGGTGTTCGGCGTCCCGGCCTACGGCGTCCAGCCAGGGGACAGGGTTATTGGGATCCACGGTTGCGGGCTACAGGACGCCGTCTACACCCCAGACGACCTGTTGACGAAGTTAAATGTGCTCGCCGGCCTCGGGCCGCTTATGGGAATAAACAAAACTGTCAACTGCAAGCCAGGCGACAAGGTGACTCTCGTCGCCGCCTCGTGGTTGCATCGATACGAAGTCACGCTGGATTACACAAGCTTCACCACGCCCCCCAAGATAAACTGGCTCTACACAGACGGCTCGCTGTACCTCGGCGGCGTCAGGCCGGGGGACGTGGTGACGAGGATTGAGGGTTGCGGCAGGACGTGGGAAACGCCGACGAGCGGCCAGCTACTAAGCGCAGTAATTGAGACGAGGGCTGTGTGCAGAGCGGGGGACTCGGTTAGGGTCTACGTGGAGAGAAACGGCACGCTCCACGTCTTTAACGTGACGCTGGTGGAGAAGGGGGGGAAGATTTTCTACGGGCTGGGGCCCGGTAGCCTGCCCATGATCGGCTACGACGCGGGGCCTATAAAAAGGGACCAGTTGTACAACACCGACTTCACAAAACTCGTGTTCTGGCTAATTGTGGTGAACTACGGCCTCGCCGTGCTCAACGCGTTGCCCATATACCCACTAGACGGGGGGCAGCTACTCGCCGCGGCGGTTCAGCGGAGGCTGGGGGAGAAGAGGGGCAACGCCGTGGTAAGCGCAGTGACGTGGGTCCTCGCCGCCATGCTTATCTTCAACATAGCCCTCGGCGTGTTGGGAGAGCAGTACAGAATTCTGCAGTCGATAAGATGA
- a CDS encoding NAD(P)/FAD-dependent oxidoreductase, with the protein MEVDYDVIIVGAGIAGLSAALYTARQRLKTLVISKDLGGQLNMTTLIENYPAIHKISGPELAKRVEQQARTFGAEIIFDEVKAVEKQGDVFVVGTEGGDEYKSLALILAFGKTPKELGVPGEAKFKNKGVSYCTICDAPFFKGQDVALVSWGDLAREPVTILSSTTNKFYWIFPSERPIHDEEFLEQAKKLGKAVLVPNSEVVEIKGDTKVRAVVVKNRKTGEVQELPVAAVFVEVGYVTKSDFVRHLVDLNERGEIIADWEGRTKTPGVFAAGDIVAYPYKQAVISAAMGVAAALSATAHVMKMKGRPVHSLVDWKAEKK; encoded by the coding sequence ATGGAGGTGGACTACGACGTGATTATCGTAGGCGCGGGCATCGCCGGGCTGTCCGCGGCGTTGTACACGGCGCGTCAGAGGCTGAAGACGCTGGTGATCAGCAAGGATCTCGGCGGCCAGCTCAACATGACGACTCTCATCGAGAACTACCCGGCTATCCACAAAATCTCGGGGCCTGAGCTCGCCAAGAGAGTTGAGCAACAGGCGAGGACCTTCGGCGCTGAGATTATATTCGACGAGGTTAAGGCCGTGGAGAAGCAGGGCGACGTCTTTGTCGTGGGGACCGAGGGCGGCGACGAGTACAAGAGCCTCGCCTTGATACTGGCGTTTGGCAAGACGCCGAAGGAGCTGGGGGTGCCGGGCGAGGCCAAGTTTAAAAACAAGGGCGTCTCCTACTGCACCATCTGCGACGCGCCGTTTTTCAAAGGGCAAGACGTCGCCCTGGTCAGCTGGGGCGACTTGGCGAGGGAGCCTGTGACCATCCTCTCCTCCACCACTAACAAGTTCTACTGGATATTCCCCTCGGAGAGGCCTATCCACGACGAGGAATTTCTAGAGCAGGCAAAGAAGCTCGGCAAGGCTGTGCTTGTGCCCAACAGCGAGGTGGTGGAGATAAAAGGCGATACAAAGGTGAGAGCCGTCGTCGTGAAGAACAGGAAGACCGGAGAGGTGCAGGAGCTTCCAGTTGCGGCGGTTTTTGTAGAAGTGGGCTACGTCACCAAGAGCGACTTCGTAAGGCACCTAGTGGATCTAAACGAGAGGGGCGAAATCATTGCAGACTGGGAAGGCAGGACGAAGACGCCGGGGGTGTTCGCCGCCGGCGACATAGTGGCCTACCCCTATAAACAAGCCGTGATCTCAGCAGCCATGGGGGTCGCCGCGGCGCTTTCAGCCACGGCGCACGTAATGAAAATGAAGGGCAGACCGGTGCACAGCCTCGTAGATTGGAAAGCAGAGAAAAAATAG
- the rpl12p gene encoding 50S ribosomal protein P1, protein MEYIYGALLLHYAKQEINEENLAKVLQAAGISPDEVRIKTLVAALKEVNIEEAIKSAAFAPVAAAAPAAAPVAGGAAPATPAKAEEKKEEEEKKGPSEEEIAGSLASLF, encoded by the coding sequence ATGGAGTACATATACGGGGCGTTGTTGCTTCACTACGCTAAGCAGGAGATAAACGAAGAGAATCTGGCGAAGGTATTGCAGGCGGCAGGCATTTCGCCAGACGAGGTTAGGATAAAGACTCTCGTGGCGGCTCTCAAGGAGGTAAACATAGAGGAGGCTATTAAGTCGGCGGCGTTTGCGCCGGTGGCCGCCGCGGCGCCCGCGGCGGCGCCAGTAGCCGGCGGGGCCGCCCCCGCAACGCCTGCAAAGGCTGAGGAGAAGAAAGAAGAAGAGGAGAAGAAGGGGCCGAGCGAAGAGGAAATCGCCGGCTCGCTGGCTTCACTGTTTTAG